The Synergistales bacterium DNA segment ATGGGTTCCTTGTCGAAGTTGTCACCGTTGAAATCGAAGGTCACACGGGTGGTCTCGGCTCCACCGGAACCGAAACCGATGCTCACAATGGGGTTCTCGGAGGTGATCGACCCCTGGCCGTCGAACGCCACCTCCCCGGTAGGCGGTTCGATGTTGAGTCCATCCTCGTCGGGGAAAGAAGCCCGCCACTGCCACCGGTCGGCGCCGATCTTCTCCCAGCGCATCTCCATGGTGTGAGCTGTCCCCAGCGAGTCGTAGACCTGTGTCTGGCTGACATGGACACCGGTATCCCGCTGGGTGATCCGGGCCACCTCGCCTTCCTCATCGTGGGGCAGATTCTGGTCGCTGTTGAAGACCACCGATCTGCCGTCCTCTGAGATAGTCGCCGTCAGATCACCTTCGGGGGTGGTGATGGTCCCCTCATAGTTCGTTCCGAAGCTCCCGTCCGGATTGAGCGGGATCTCCTCGGGAAAGGCATAGACATTCCCCTCGTGATCCCAGAGTGTCAATGTAGCGGCGTCACCATCGGCATTGAGACTGAAATCGGCGAGGAAGCTCCTTGTAGCCTGATTCTCGTAGGAGACCGAGAGACTCTTGTAATCCATGGCGTCGCTGAGATTCATCTTGATGTCGTGACCTTCACCGGCGCCATCGATATCGGGGATCGTCAGCATACCTGTCTCGCTGTCGAAGGTGAAATCGGCTCCCGAGAGTTCCGGCAGGCCTGTCTCGGTATTCACCCCGTCAAACTGGGCCTTCAGATTGGACTGCTGTTCGTTGCCGTCCGCATCGGTCCAGCTAACATCAAAGGTAACAAAATCGTCGGTAGTATCCCCTTCAAGAAGATCAATTTCGTAGGTGGTTCCATCCACTGTATCCTGGAGTGTCACGTCCTCACCCACTCCAAGGGGCAGGTACATATCCAGCCGGCTGTCCAGATTGCAGCGGAAGCCCACCAGCGAGGTCTCCTCGCCGGGCTGCTTGGACCCCAGGGGCATACTGATGCTGGAGAGCTGCCCCGTGGAGATATAGCTCCCCGGGTTCTGGCTGTCCTCCTCCATGGCATAGCCCTGAAGGGTATGGCCCGTTCCCGCCTGGACCATGGTGTTGTTGGCGTCCAGCGTGAAATTGCCGGCCCGGGTGTAGAGGGAACGGCCGTCGCCATCCCTGAGCATATAGTAGCCGTCGCCCTGGATGGCGATCTCGTTGGGGTTGCCGGTGTACTCCACATTCCCCTGGCTGTAGACCGTCTCGATGGCGCCCACCCGGGAG contains these protein-coding regions:
- a CDS encoding flagellar hook-basal body complex protein, which gives rise to MQRSLLSGVMGLKSYQTFLDTIGNNVANVETLGYKRHEVSFQEIFYQTTHGGHAPSGSRGGVNPMQIGMGSRVGAIETVYSQGNVEYTGNPNEIAIQGDGYYMLRDGDGRSLYTRAGNFTLDANNTMVQAGTGHTLQGYAMEEDSQNPGSYISTGQLSSISMPLGSKQPGEETSLVGFRCNLDSRLDMYLPLGVGEDVTLQDTVDGTTYEIDLLEGDTTDDFVTFDVSWTDADGNEQQSNLKAQFDGVNTETGLPELSGADFTFDSETGMLTIPDIDGAGEGHDIKMNLSDAMDYKSLSVSYENQATRSFLADFSLNADGDAATLTLWDHEGNVYAFPEEIPLNPDGSFGTNYEGTITTPEGDLTATISEDGRSVVFNSDQNLPHDEEGEVARITQRDTGVHVSQTQVYDSLGTAHTMEMRWEKIGADRWQWRASFPDEDGLNIEPPTGEVAFDGQGSITSENPIVSIGFGSGGAETTRVTFDFNGDNFDKEPIEGVTQYASPSTTKGYYQDGHGMGVMTSYQIGQDGRVSGIYDNGQTVPLYRIPLALANNPGGLSKAGENVYVEGPNTGIIELGNPSEGRAGKLMSMSLETSNVDIAQEFTNLIRGQRGYQANARIITTSDEVMEETVNLKR